In a single window of the Neodiprion virginianus isolate iyNeoVirg1 chromosome 1, iyNeoVirg1.1, whole genome shotgun sequence genome:
- the LOC124310404 gene encoding dnaJ homolog subfamily A member 1 isoform X2 — MSGGGFSSPMDIFDMFFGGGFGGGRGGRRRERKGQDVIHQLSVSLEELYKGTVRKLALQKNVICDKCEGIGGKKGSVEQCPTCRGSGMQVQIQQLAPGMIQQLQSMCSDCKGQGERINPRDRCKHCNGRKTVRDRKILEVHVDKGMVDGQKIVFTGEGDQEPELEPGDIVILLDEKEHEVFKRTGNDLIMRMQLELVEALCGFQKVIRTLDDRDLVVTCIPGEVTKHGDVKCVLNEGMPVYKDPFTRGRLIIQFVVNFPKIIDPVMIPALEQCLPPREEVMIPDGAEECMLTDLDPEQESRRRNTRQVYEEDEGGPSRVQCATH; from the exons ATGAGTGGTGGAGGTTTCTCTTCCCCCATGGACATCTTTGATATGTTCTTTGGGGGTGGATTTGGCGGTGGTAGAGGAGGTCGTCGAAGAGAGCGAAAGGGCCAGGATGTTATTCATCAGCTCTCTGTATCTCTCGAAGAACTTTACAAGGGGACTGTACGGAAATTGgctctacaaaaaaatgttatttgtGACAAGTGCGAAG GGATCGGTGGTAAGAAAGGTTCGGTAGAGCAATGCCCTACCTGCCGCGGTTCTGGGATGCAGGTACAAATTCAGCAACTTGCACCGGGAATGATCCAACAGCTTCAATCGATGTGCTCTGACTGCAAAGGGCAGGGAGAGCGTATTAACCCTCGTGACAGATGCAAGCATTGCAATGGACGTAAGACTGTGCGAGATAGAAAAATACTCGAGGTTCACGTTGACAAGGGTATGGTGGACGGGCAGAAAATTGTATTCACTGGAGAAGGTGATCAGGAGCCTGAGCTAGAACCAGGCGATATTGTTATTCTCCTTGATGAGAAGGAGCACGAGGTTTTCAA ACGAACGGGTAACGATTTGATCATGAGGATGCAGTTGGAGCTGGTTGAGGCACTGTGCGGTTTTCAAAAAGTAATTCGCACTCTCGATGACCGTGATTTGGTCGTGACATGCATCCCGGGTGAAGTGACAAAGCATGGCGACGTCAAATGCGTTTTAAACGAGGGAATGCCGGTTTACAAGGATCCCTTCACGAGGGGTCGGCTCATCATTCAATTCGTCGTTAACTTCCCGAAGATTATAGACCCTGTAATGATTCCAGCCCTTGAGCAATGCTTACCTCCTAGAGAAGAAGTTATGATTCCCGACGGCGCCGAAGAATGTATGCTGACGGACTTGGACCCCGAGCAAGAATCGAGACGGCGAAACACGCGGCAAGTTtacgaggaggacgagggtGGACCGTCTCGCGTTCAGTGCGCCACTCACTAA
- the LOC124310398 gene encoding uncharacterized protein LOC124310398 isoform X1 yields MRLQEALRNTGLGIFLIFTLSRRFVDPAPLGGTADTPAANVHEDSDVEQLQTLKHSIGNTLAAMKAQAAAHAAEVAKTAAAISAAAASEANRTAAVNSPQNTGSLVQADETEVPRESPASVTSAPRPLPPSLVPRGQAEVIHGEHQRQNTPTPPGVSGSVPADSIVPPALQSPGQPTFNGQRRAYTSRDLSNAIERMDKLAAYANAQYSPMDMAEYVFRTGDEKGVTLAVEEFLQQGLMTRDEAIAFLQEVKYNLDYLQAHYIQNKERTSRVQKALENAEMQAQNRAMVKEYQDMMEPLEKRKMEPVNDIQVSNLINKESSQDTPARGGVEVGMGIFPEDADYEELLERLRVADFLYTQYTLEEVIYQLANVMFAQSLARGSAQVQEAIQKFTSFLEAEAAQGRISIPLEKKILDVLIASLSDTLTKHPDLVPTAREGLGGPALQPSGRFLQELLLSRAPARLPNQDPLRNLHETPSQLGLTKYMHRA; encoded by the exons ATGCGCCTGCAGGAAGCGCTGAGGAACACAGGCCTGGGGATCTTCCTGATCTTCACTCTCTCCCGAAGATTCGTTGATCCGGCACCCTTGGGAGGAACCGCAG ATACGCCAGCTGCCAATGTACACGAG GATTCGGATGTTGAGCAGCTGCAGACCCTGAAGCATTCGATCG GAAACACATTGGCAGCAATGAAAGCACAGGCCGCTGCGCATGCAGCCGAGGTAGCCAAAACGGCCGCTGCGATTTCCGCGGCCGCGGCATCCGAGGCAAATCGCACCGCTGCGGTAAATTCACCCCAGAATACCG GATCACTGGTCCAAGCCGACGAGACGGAGGTCCCTCGCGAATCCCCGGCGTCAGTCACTTCGGCCCCTAGACCGCTACCGCCTTCTCTAGTTCCCAGGGGTCAAGCGGAGGTCATACACGGTGAACACCAGCGCCAGAACACACCGACGCCACCCGGTGTTTCGGGATCGGTTCCAGCCGACTCGATCGTTCCTCCCGCCCTCCAGTCCCCCGGACAACCGACGTTCAACGGACAGAGGCGGGCCTACACCTCTCGGGATCTTTCAAACGCC ATCGAGAGAATGGACAAATTGGCGGCATACGCTAACGCCCAGTATTCACCCATGGACATGGCCGAGTACGTGTTTAGAACCGGAGACGAGAAGGGAGTTACTTTGGCCGTCGAGGAATTCCTGCAGCAGGGATTG ATGACGCGCGATGAAGCTATAGCCTTCCTACAGGAGGTCAAGTACAACCTGGATTATTTGCAAGCGCACTACATTCAGAACAAG GAGAGGACAAGTCGTGTTCAAAAGGCATTAGAGAACGCCGAGATGCAAGCTCAAAATCGGGCGATGGTTAAGGAATACCAAGATATGATGGAGCCGTtagagaaaaggaaaatggAACCGGTCAACG ACATACAAGTCAGCAACTTGATCAATAAAGAATCGAGCCAAGATACTCCGGCCCGTGGGGGTGTCGAGGTTGGCATGGGTATATTCCCGGAGGATGCCGATTATGAAGAACTCCTGGAAAGACTCCGCGTCGCAGATTTCCTCTACACTCAGTATACTCTTGAGGAAGTTATCTATCAGCTAGCCAACGTCATGTTCGCCCAATCTCTCGCTAGAG GTAGTGCTCAGGTACAGGAAGCTATTCAAAAGTTCACCAGCTTTCTCGAGGCGGAAGCCGCCCAAGGACGCATTTCCATACCCCTGGAGAAGAAGATCCTTG acgTTTTGATCGCGTCTCTCTCCGACACGCTAACAAAGCACCCGGACCTGGTCCCCACGGCACGCGAAGGTCTTGGAGGTCCAGCATTGCAGCCGAGCGGACGATTTCTTCAGGAATTACTGTTATCGCGAGCTCCAGCGCGGCTCCCCAATCAGGATCCCCTCAGGAACCTGCACGAGACTCCGTCTCAGCTCGGTCTCACCAAGTACATGCACCGGGCGTAA
- the LOC124310398 gene encoding uncharacterized protein LOC124310398 isoform X2, producing MKAQAAAHAAEVAKTAAAISAAAASEANRTAAVNSPQNTGSLVQADETEVPRESPASVTSAPRPLPPSLVPRGQAEVIHGEHQRQNTPTPPGVSGSVPADSIVPPALQSPGQPTFNGQRRAYTSRDLSNAIERMDKLAAYANAQYSPMDMAEYVFRTGDEKGVTLAVEEFLQQGLMTRDEAIAFLQEVKYNLDYLQAHYIQNKERTSRVQKALENAEMQAQNRAMVKEYQDMMEPLEKRKMEPVNDIQVSNLINKESSQDTPARGGVEVGMGIFPEDADYEELLERLRVADFLYTQYTLEEVIYQLANVMFAQSLARGSAQVQEAIQKFTSFLEAEAAQGRISIPLEKKILDVLIASLSDTLTKHPDLVPTAREGLGGPALQPSGRFLQELLLSRAPARLPNQDPLRNLHETPSQLGLTKYMHRA from the exons ATGAAAGCACAGGCCGCTGCGCATGCAGCCGAGGTAGCCAAAACGGCCGCTGCGATTTCCGCGGCCGCGGCATCCGAGGCAAATCGCACCGCTGCGGTAAATTCACCCCAGAATACCG GATCACTGGTCCAAGCCGACGAGACGGAGGTCCCTCGCGAATCCCCGGCGTCAGTCACTTCGGCCCCTAGACCGCTACCGCCTTCTCTAGTTCCCAGGGGTCAAGCGGAGGTCATACACGGTGAACACCAGCGCCAGAACACACCGACGCCACCCGGTGTTTCGGGATCGGTTCCAGCCGACTCGATCGTTCCTCCCGCCCTCCAGTCCCCCGGACAACCGACGTTCAACGGACAGAGGCGGGCCTACACCTCTCGGGATCTTTCAAACGCC ATCGAGAGAATGGACAAATTGGCGGCATACGCTAACGCCCAGTATTCACCCATGGACATGGCCGAGTACGTGTTTAGAACCGGAGACGAGAAGGGAGTTACTTTGGCCGTCGAGGAATTCCTGCAGCAGGGATTG ATGACGCGCGATGAAGCTATAGCCTTCCTACAGGAGGTCAAGTACAACCTGGATTATTTGCAAGCGCACTACATTCAGAACAAG GAGAGGACAAGTCGTGTTCAAAAGGCATTAGAGAACGCCGAGATGCAAGCTCAAAATCGGGCGATGGTTAAGGAATACCAAGATATGATGGAGCCGTtagagaaaaggaaaatggAACCGGTCAACG ACATACAAGTCAGCAACTTGATCAATAAAGAATCGAGCCAAGATACTCCGGCCCGTGGGGGTGTCGAGGTTGGCATGGGTATATTCCCGGAGGATGCCGATTATGAAGAACTCCTGGAAAGACTCCGCGTCGCAGATTTCCTCTACACTCAGTATACTCTTGAGGAAGTTATCTATCAGCTAGCCAACGTCATGTTCGCCCAATCTCTCGCTAGAG GTAGTGCTCAGGTACAGGAAGCTATTCAAAAGTTCACCAGCTTTCTCGAGGCGGAAGCCGCCCAAGGACGCATTTCCATACCCCTGGAGAAGAAGATCCTTG acgTTTTGATCGCGTCTCTCTCCGACACGCTAACAAAGCACCCGGACCTGGTCCCCACGGCACGCGAAGGTCTTGGAGGTCCAGCATTGCAGCCGAGCGGACGATTTCTTCAGGAATTACTGTTATCGCGAGCTCCAGCGCGGCTCCCCAATCAGGATCCCCTCAGGAACCTGCACGAGACTCCGTCTCAGCTCGGTCTCACCAAGTACATGCACCGGGCGTAA
- the LOC124310402 gene encoding uncharacterized protein LOC124310402, which yields MAGIFDLFGKTDDPIQRAPIMPEHGRASKQRNHLEGPVATPVKLFGTNNGCKPKGLSMRSYSDLNINTASSKPSMSLKNKKQTETLKPSVTQMDLDGKPVSPRSKSQQFLKVKDLKPLSTKTSSPKSKFLEVNSVVKLHKNDVFKKPLTPTVIKNTRSSSQPEPEKLAFYYDEEENYMNTDDQPTAPDFEELVANFTRSIQTYDDEGFESDPEMLPFPVLPELKLRACLKSEQELDEDSLSLPDISDNDEF from the exons ATGGCAGGTATATTTGACTTGTTTGGAAAGACCGACGATCCTATTCAGCGTGCTCCAATCATGCCAG AGCACGGGAGAGCATCCAAGCAACGTAATCATCTGGAAGGTCCGGTTGCCACGCCTGTAAAATTGTTCGGAACCAACAACGGATGTAAACCCAAAGGATTATCGATGCGCTCCTACTCTGACCTCAACATTAATACTGCAAGTTCGAAGCCGTCaatgagtttgaaaaataaaaaacaaacggaAACCTTGAAGCCGTCGGTAACTCAGATGGACTTGGATGGGAAACCTGTATCCCCTAGATCCAAAAGCCAGCAATTCCTGAAG GTTAAGGATCTGAAGCCGCTATCAACGAAGACCTCTTCCCCAAAATCCAAATTTCTCGAAGTCAACTCTGTTGTCAAACTACATAAAAACGATGTCTTTAAAAAACCATTGACACCTACTGTTATCAAAAATACGAGATCATCCTCACAACCAGAGCCAGAAAAACTGGCTTTCTATTACGACGAAGAAGAGAACTATA TGAACACCGATGATCAACCTACTGCTCCTGATTTTGAAGAATTAGTAGCTAACTTTACTCGGTCAATTCAGACTTACGACGATGAAGGTTTTGAATCTG atccTGAAATGTTACCTTTCCCTGTATTACCTGAGCTCAAGCTACGTGCATGTTTAAAGTCCGAACAGGAACTTGACGAAGACTCGCTAAGTCTTCCAGATATTTCAGACAATGACGAATTTTAA
- the LOC124310404 gene encoding dnaJ homolog subfamily A member 1 isoform X1: MVKETTFYDVLGVKPGCAQEDLKKAYRKLALKYHPDKNPNEGERFKQISQAYEVLSNPEKKRIYDQGGEQALKEGGMSGGGFSSPMDIFDMFFGGGFGGGRGGRRRERKGQDVIHQLSVSLEELYKGTVRKLALQKNVICDKCEGIGGKKGSVEQCPTCRGSGMQVQIQQLAPGMIQQLQSMCSDCKGQGERINPRDRCKHCNGRKTVRDRKILEVHVDKGMVDGQKIVFTGEGDQEPELEPGDIVILLDEKEHEVFKRTGNDLIMRMQLELVEALCGFQKVIRTLDDRDLVVTCIPGEVTKHGDVKCVLNEGMPVYKDPFTRGRLIIQFVVNFPKIIDPVMIPALEQCLPPREEVMIPDGAEECMLTDLDPEQESRRRNTRQVYEEDEGGPSRVQCATH; the protein is encoded by the exons ATGGTGAAAGAAACAACGTTCTACGATGTTCTCGGTGTGAAACCTGGCTGCGCTCAGGAAGACCTAAAAAAAGCCTACAGGAAACTCGCTCTGAAATATCATCCTGACAAAAATCCAAATGAAGGGGAGAGG TTCAAGCAAATTTCACAAGCGTACGAAGTGTTGTCGAATCCAGAAAAGAAGCGTATATATGACCAAGGAGGAGAACAGGCATTGAAAGAAGGAGGAATGAGTGGTGGAGGTTTCTCTTCCCCCATGGACATCTTTGATATGTTCTTTGGGGGTGGATTTGGCGGTGGTAGAGGAGGTCGTCGAAGAGAGCGAAAGGGCCAGGATGTTATTCATCAGCTCTCTGTATCTCTCGAAGAACTTTACAAGGGGACTGTACGGAAATTGgctctacaaaaaaatgttatttgtGACAAGTGCGAAG GGATCGGTGGTAAGAAAGGTTCGGTAGAGCAATGCCCTACCTGCCGCGGTTCTGGGATGCAGGTACAAATTCAGCAACTTGCACCGGGAATGATCCAACAGCTTCAATCGATGTGCTCTGACTGCAAAGGGCAGGGAGAGCGTATTAACCCTCGTGACAGATGCAAGCATTGCAATGGACGTAAGACTGTGCGAGATAGAAAAATACTCGAGGTTCACGTTGACAAGGGTATGGTGGACGGGCAGAAAATTGTATTCACTGGAGAAGGTGATCAGGAGCCTGAGCTAGAACCAGGCGATATTGTTATTCTCCTTGATGAGAAGGAGCACGAGGTTTTCAA ACGAACGGGTAACGATTTGATCATGAGGATGCAGTTGGAGCTGGTTGAGGCACTGTGCGGTTTTCAAAAAGTAATTCGCACTCTCGATGACCGTGATTTGGTCGTGACATGCATCCCGGGTGAAGTGACAAAGCATGGCGACGTCAAATGCGTTTTAAACGAGGGAATGCCGGTTTACAAGGATCCCTTCACGAGGGGTCGGCTCATCATTCAATTCGTCGTTAACTTCCCGAAGATTATAGACCCTGTAATGATTCCAGCCCTTGAGCAATGCTTACCTCCTAGAGAAGAAGTTATGATTCCCGACGGCGCCGAAGAATGTATGCTGACGGACTTGGACCCCGAGCAAGAATCGAGACGGCGAAACACGCGGCAAGTTtacgaggaggacgagggtGGACCGTCTCGCGTTCAGTGCGCCACTCACTAA
- the LOC124310401 gene encoding uncharacterized protein LOC124310401, protein MESRSDSIREASSISSAPVLRGNATYQNLKRNSGGSVELSGSQADEKHSPSRVPRKFITNWRQACDRTKDRTKELLKRWRTIPGQEDGVNEPPAKEIDHPGWSVHVWTTWVSRFPSDESLATNEMPTKDVGAIQRLAPVQRDKLAHFFTYLLDHRRTGSVSKRDFELLSERLRRFADWSKNSPEYLRLMEIEQGLIESIISRDLAASEDDKQVDLEDWLNWWAQKVAPPGGRSFSDLPLWVKALPRVFFLAINTSATGRITKDEIAAFYSFVVGFDSDRIKSCIDVAYSSMTSNGDHPLGWTQYQLVFANFLFGRGPFGPGEHLLGMTESCVLRAESISFPIDYSAMNTPVDKMEVYSPHCKTNRRSVIV, encoded by the exons ATGGAGAGTCGTTCGGACAGTATTCGAGAGGCCTCCTCCATTTCCTCGGCTCCCGTTCTTCGGGGCAACGCCACTTACCAGAACCTTAAGAGAAATTCTGGAGGGAGTGTCGAACTCTCGGGCTCGCAGGCCGATGAGAAGCATAGTCCGTCCCGGGTACCCAGAAAGTTCATTACGAATTGGAGGCAGGCCTGTGATCGAACCAAAGACAGAACAAAGGAGCTGTTGAAGAGGTGGCGAACGATACCAGGCCAGGAAGATGGTGTCAACGAGCCCCCTGCCAAGGAAATCGACCATCCCGGATGGAGTGTTCACGTGTGGA CGACCTGGGTGAGCAGGTTTCCAAGTGACGAGAGCTTGGCAACGAATGAGATGCCGACGAAAGATGTTGGCGCGATTCAGAGGTTAGCACCGGTTCAGCGTGACAAGCTTGCccatttttttacatatctTCTGGACCATAGGAGGACCGGAAGCGTCTCGAAGAGGGACTTCGAACTTCTGTCCGAG CGGCTGAGGAGGTTTGCGGACTGGTCCAAAAATAGTCCTGAATATCTACGGCTGATGGAGATCGAGCAGGGGCTGATAGAGTCTATAATAAGCCGAGACCTCGCAGCGAGTGAGGATGATAAGCAGGTGGACCTTGAGGACTGGTTGAATTGGTGGGCTCAGAAAGTCGCCCCTCCAGGAGGGAGGAGTTTCAGCGATCTCCCTCTGTGGGTTAAGGCCTTGCCGCGCGTCTTCTTCCTAGCCATAAACACTTCGGCAACGGGGAGAATCACCAAGGATGAAATTGCCGCATTCTACAGCTTCGTCGTCGGGTTCGATTCCGATCGGATTAAGTCTTGCATCGATGTCGCCTACAGTTCGATGACCTCG AATGGAGACCATCCGCTGGGCTGGACGCAGTACCAGCTGGTTTTCGCCAACTTTCTATTCGGCCGGGGGCCCTTCGGCCCCGGAGAGCATCTCCTGGGCATGACGGAGAGCTGCGTTCTACGTGCCGAATCGATCTCCTTTCCAATCGATTACTCGGCCATGAACACCCCCGTGGACAAAATGGAAGTTTACAGTCCTCACTGCAAGACAAATCGACGGAGCGTGATTGTATAG